A part of Rhinatrema bivittatum chromosome 16, aRhiBiv1.1, whole genome shotgun sequence genomic DNA contains:
- the LOC115077985 gene encoding LOW QUALITY PROTEIN: arrestin red cell-like (The sequence of the model RefSeq protein was modified relative to this genomic sequence to represent the inferred CDS: inserted 1 base in 1 codon), with protein sequence MGDKAGTRVFKKSSPNCKLTVYLGKRDFVDHLDRVDPVDGVVLVDPDYLKDRKVYVTLTCAFRYGREDLDVLGLSFRKDLFISTFQAFPPLPEEKKPLTRLQERLIKKLGENAHPFFFMIPQNLPCSVTLQPGPEDTGKRRYCCSMPFPVESNYICAAEDSVSVEKAEKESRGSRACGVDFEIRAFCAXTLEEKIHKRNSVRLVIRKVQYAPEKPGPQPMAETTRHFLMSDRSLHLEASLDKELYYHGEPISVNVHVTNNSTKTVKKMKISVRQYADICLFSTAQYKCPVAQLDQDDQVSASSTFCKVYTLTPLLTNNREKRGLALDGKLKHEDTNLASSTIVKEGANKEVLGILVSYRVKVKLVVSRGGDVSVELPFVLMHPKPVEHPVFRPQSALPEMDAPVDTNLIEFESNFGQDDDIVFEDFARLRLKGLKDEKDDEEAFC encoded by the exons GGTTTTCAAGAAATCCAGTCCAAACTGCAAG cTGACTGTATACCTGGGGAAACGAGATTTTGTGGATCATCTGGACCGAGTAGATCCCGTCG ACGGCGTGGTTCTGGTGGATCCCGATtacctaaaagacaggaaag tttacgtGACCTTGACCTGCGCCTTCCGCTACGGCCGGGAGGATCTGGATGTGCTGGGTCTCTCTTTCCGGAAGGACCTCTTCATTTCCACCTTCCAggccttcccacccctccccgaGGAGAAGAAGCCGCTGACCCGGCTCCAGGAGCGCCTGATCAAGAAGCTCGGGGAGAACGCGCATCCGTTCTTCTTCATG ATTCCGCAGAACTTGCCGTGTTCGGTCACTCTGCAGCCTGGCCCCGAGGATACCGGAAAG CGCAGGTACTGTTGTTCGATGCCTTTTCCGGTTGAATCAAAttacatttgtgcagctgaggattCCGTTAGCGTGGAAAAGGCAGAAAAGGAAAGCAGAGGATCCAGG GCATGTGGCGTGGATTTTGAGATCCGGGCGTTCTGTG AAACCCTGGAAGAAAAGATACACAAAAG GAACTCCGTGCGCCTCGTAATCCGGAAGGTCCAATATGCGCCCGAGAAGCCAGGCCCCCAGCCAATGGCGGAGACAACGCGCCACTTCCTCATGTCCGACCGCTCTCTGCATCTGGAAGCTTCGCTGGACAAGGAG CTCTACTACCACGGGGAGCCCATCAGCGTCAACGTGCACGTGACCAACAATTCCACAAAGACCGTGAAGAAAATGAAGATCTCAG TGCGCCAGTATGCTGATATTTGCTTGTTTAGCACGGCCCAGTATAAGTGTCCTGTTGCCCAGTTAGATCAAGA tgACCAGGTGTCTGCCAGTTCCACTTTCTGTAAAGTTTACACCTTGACGCCCCTTCTGACCAACAACCGCGAGAAGCGAGGTCTGGCGCTGGACGGGAAACTGAAGCACGAAGACACCAACCTCGCCTCCAGCACCAT AGTTAAAGAAGGAGCCAACAAGGAAGTGTTGGGTATTCTGGTTTCGTACCGAGTCAAGGTGAAGCTGGTTGTGTCCCGCGGAGG GGATGTGTCTGTGGAGCTGCCGTTTGTTTTAATGCACCCCAAACCcgttgagcatccagttttccgGCCTCAGTCAG CTCTTCCAGAGATGGACGCGCCCGTCGATACAAACCTGATAGAGTTTGAGAGCAA CTTTGGTCAGGACGACGACATCGTCTTCGAGGACTTTGCTCGGCTCAGGCTGAAGGGCTTGAAGGACGAGAAGGACGACGAGGAAGCTTTCTGCTAG